In one Musa acuminata AAA Group cultivar baxijiao chromosome BXJ2-5, Cavendish_Baxijiao_AAA, whole genome shotgun sequence genomic region, the following are encoded:
- the LOC135611690 gene encoding probable leucine-rich repeat receptor-like protein kinase At1g35710: MASQLHKTLLCATLLLLLLLPRVPLVKASLGSQGRALLHWKATLRSRQSLRSWNLNSSPCNWTGVTCNYPVAGRGRSAITEISLPSMGLAGPLDALDFSTLGSLLRLNLSYNQLGGVIPPTISALSRLVSLDLTSNWFTSKIPVGMGSMKELQFLSLCRNQIVGAIPPSLSNLTSLVSLSLKDNKLMSVIPKELGRLHKLMYLDIGVNRLSGSIPFSLGNLTKLYHLDLYQNQLTGVIPQELKNLINLAYLSISNNNLTGRVLSSFRNQTKLQSFLLSENQLSGSIPFEIGNFIEVTILNFSKNLLINSIPFSIANMTKLKSLDLSDNQLSGSIPFEIGNLGKINNLDLSKNLLLGSIPLSMENLTQLNFLHLGSNQLCCPIPSSLGRLTKLNELLLEQNQISGSIPSSLGNLTQLQFLSLEVNQLSGSFPRSLGMLSKLRYLCVLINLLSGPLPMEINNITGLISLQLSKNNFFGYLPPDICKGGALKYLTLYMNNFQGPIPTSLKNCTRLVRVRLEHNQLTGDVSQYLGVYPHLSYMDLSFNLFSGTLSPDWAKWHDLTRLRISNNNISGVIPTEFGQLTKLEDLDLSSNYLQGEIPKSFGSLTLLYNLSLSNNQLVGQVPLEFGMLSNLRLLDLSSNNLAGRIPDQLGNCTNLGSLKLNNNNFSGTIPLAIGNLVYLQDTFDVSHNSLTGEVPSQLSKLVMLQSLNLSHNSLSGHLPSSLTYMTSLSTVDVSYNELGGPIPDSPAFRRAPAEWFSHNIDLCGVVRGLPQCVTLGTPTKDDRSKRHKVVVIAIIASVVFFLLLFIFIGVALRFHKRKKQPVPVDDNHIIEGAFSILNFDGRDVYKDIIEATEDFDAKYCIGSGAYGSVYRAELASGELLAVKKIHLPDTEHTFDEQPFQNEIETRTQIRHRNIVKLYGFCSSPRHKFLVYEYMERGSLGSVLRSDTAAELDWVKRVSIVKDVARALFYMHHDCTPPIVHRDITSNNILLDSEFNACVSDFGIARLLKPDSSNWTMLAGTRGYLAPELAYTMRVTTKCDVYSFGVVTLELLVGAYGEELISILSSPSGNNVFVKDALDQRLSLPVARVADEVIAVLTAALSCANNSPESRPTMKQVYENIGSVKTPQGCGSLDVLRLSDLINADI, from the exons ATGGCATCTCAGCTTCACAAAACTTTGCTTTGTGccactttgctgctgctgctattgCTTCCCCGTGTTCCTCTTGTCAAAGCTTCACTCGGATCCCAAGGGAGGGCGTTGCTCCACTGGAAAGCCACTCTTCGGAGTCGTCAATCCCTGAGATCTTGGAACCTCAATTCTAGTCCTTGCAATTGGACCGGAGTTACTTGCAATTACCCCGTCGCAGGTAGAGGGCGTTCGGCGATCACCGAGATATCCCTGCCGAGCATGGGCTTGGCAGGGCCACTTGATGCTCTTGACTTTTCGACTTTGGGATCGCTTCTCCGTCTCAATCTCTCCTACAATCAGCTCGGTGGGGTAATTCCTCCGACCATCTCCGCTCTCTCCAGGCTCGTATCTCTTGATCTCACCAGCAATTGGTTCACAAGCAAAATCCCAGTTGGGATGGGCTCCATGAAAGAGCTTCAATTCTTGAGTCTTTGTCGTAATCAAATAGTTGGTGCTATACCTCCATCTCTTAGCAACCTCACCAGCCTTGTGTCCTTGTCCCTGAAAGATAACAAGCTTATGAGTGTCATTCCTAAGGAGTTAGGGAGGCTCCACAAGTTGATGTATCTGGATATTGGGGTCAATAGGTTATCTGGTTCAATCCCTTTTAGTTTAGGAAATTTGACAAAGCTCTACCACTTGGATCTCTACCAAAATCAATTGACTGGAGTCATTCCTCAAGAATTGAAAAATCTAATTAATCTCGCTTACTTATCAATCTCCAATAATAATCTAACAGGCAGAGTTCTATCTTCTTTCCGAAACCAAACCAAGCTACAATCATTTTTGCTATCAGAAAATCAGCTCTCAGGTTCTATTCCTTTTGAGATTGGAAATTTTATCGAGGTTACAATTCTCAACTTCTCGAAAAATCTATTAATAAATTCAATTCCTTTTTCTATAGCAAATATGACCAAATTAAAGTCGCTCGACCTTAGTGATAATCAATTGTCTGGttctattccatttgaaattggAAATCTAGGTAAGATCAACAATCTAGATCTCTCCAAAAACCTATTATTAGGTTCTATTCCTTTATCTATGGAAAACTTAACCCAACTCAATTTCTTGCATCTTGGTAGCAACCAGCTTTGTTGTCCAATCCCTTCCTCTCTGGGGAGATTGACCAAGCTTAATGAACTACTCCTCGAACAGAACCAAATCTCCGGGTCTATCCCATCTAGTCTTGGAAACCTGACCCAACTTCAATTCTTATCGCTCGAGGTGAACCAGCTCTCTGGCTCATTCCCTCGGTCGCTTGGTATGTTAAGCAAACTCAGATATCTATGTGTACTCATTAATctgttgtctggacctttgcctatGGAGATCAACAATATTACTGGACTGATATCACTCCAGTTGTCAAAAAATAACTTTTTCGGTTATTTACCACCAGACATATGCAAAGGTGGAGCCCTAAAGTACCTCACTCTTTACATGAACAACTTCCAAGGCCCCATTCCTACGTCCTTGAAGAATTGTACCAGATTAGTGAGGGTCCGTCTTGAACACAACCAACTCACCGGGGATGTATCTCAATATCTTGGAGTGTATCCCCATCTTTCTTATATGGATTTGAGCTTCAATCTATTCTCCGGTACACTCTCACCGGACTGGGCAAAATGGCACGATCTAACGCGCTTGAGAATCTCAAATAACAACATCTCCGGAGTCATACCTACCGAGTTTGGGCAGTTGACGAAACTGGAAGACCTGGACCTCTCTTCCAACTACCTACAAGGAGAGATCCCAAAGAGCTTCGGCAGCTTAACCCTTCTCTACAATCTGAGCTTGAGCAACAACCAACTCGTCGGTCAGGTGCCTCTGGAGTTTGGAATGCTGTCCAATCTTCGACTGCTTGATCTCTCATCCAATAACTTGGCAGGAAGAATCCCAGATCAATTAGGCAACTGCACGAACCTCGGATCGTTGAAGCTTAACAACAACAACTTCAGTGGAACCATTCCTTTGGCCATTGGTAATCTGGTGTACCTTCAAGACACCTTTGACGTCAGCCACAACTCACTAACAGGGGAGGTTCCATCCCAACTCAGCAAATTGGTGATGCTGCAAAGCCTGAATCTATCGCATAATTCCTTGTCGGGTCATCTTCCATCTTCGCTAACGTATATGACGAGCTTGTCTACCGTAGATGTATCCTACAATGAACTGGGCGGCCCTATTCCCGATAGCCCAGCTTTCCGAAGAGCCCCAGCGGAGTGGTTTTCCCATAACATTGATCTGTGTGGAGTTGTTCGAGGATTGCCTCAGTGTGTCACACTCGGTACTCCAACAAAAGATGACCGAAGCAAGCGCCACAAAGTGGTTGTAATAGCCATCATTGCTTCCgtcgtcttcttccttctcctgttTATATTCATCGGAGTTGCTTTACGATTCCACAAGAGAAAGAAGCAGCCGGTACCTGTCGATGATAATCACATCATAGAAGGTGCATTCTCTATATTGAATTTTGATGGAAGAGATGTATACAAGGACATCATCGAAGCCACCGAAGATTTCGATGCCAAATACTGTATCGGAAGCGGTGCATACGGCAGTGTCTACAGAGCAGAGTTAGCAAGTGGGGAGCTGCTAGCGGTGAAGAAGATTCACCTACCAGACACTGAACATACATTCGACGAGCAACCCTTTCAAAATGAGATAGAAACTCGTACTCAAATCAGACATCGCAATATCGTCAAGCTTTACGGGTTCTGCTCCTCTCCCCGACACAAATTTCTTgtgtacgagtacatggagaGAGGAAGTTTGGGATCTGTCCTCCGAAGTGATACTGCAGCCGAATTGGACTGGGTGAAGAGGGTGAGCATCGTGAAGGATGTTGCTCGTGCTCTGTTCTACATGCATCATGACTGCACACCACCTATCGTTCATCGAGATATTACCAGCAACAACATCCTACTTGATTCCGAATTCAACGCTTGTGTTTCCGACTTTGGAATTGCTCGACTACTGAAGCCGGATTCATCAAATTGGACCATGCTTGCAGGCACACGGGGTTACCTAGCACCAG AGCTTGCTTACACAATGAGAGTAACCACCAAATGTGATGTGTACAGCTTTGGTGTGGTCACGCTTGAGTTGCTAGTAGGAGCATATGGAGAAGAACTCATCTCCATTCTGTCATCTCCGTCTGGTAACAATGTCTTCGTGAAAGATGCATTAGACCAACGTCTATCACTTCCTGTGGCTCGAGTTGCAGATGAAGTAATTGCAGTCTTAACAGCGGCACTAAGTTGTGCCAACAACAGCCCAGAATCTCGCCCAACGATGAAGCAAGTTTATGAAAATATAGGTTCTGTCAAGACACCACAGGGCTGTGGATCTCTTGATGTGCTGAGGCTTTCCGACTTGATCAATGCAGACATATGA
- the LOC135613254 gene encoding probable leucine-rich repeat receptor-like protein kinase At1g35710, whose product MTNLVLAHNSLLGSIPLSLRNLSKRSTLYLFNNHISGTIPAELGNLVELRDRDLSHNLLTGFIPSTLGNLARLRNLILSYNELSGPIPSTLANMTSLILLDLSNNQISGCIPPSFANLSLKELSVINNSLSGSVPNLTSFVSLKLAYNDLSGHLPPDVCRGGKIQHFTAAYNKFHGPVPESLRNCSSLVRVRLDRNNLTGDLFDHFGVYPYMRYIDLSYNRLSGMLSPEWGSCSNLSSLRISNNRLNGTIPSEIGQSTRLGALDLSSNHLVSELPKN is encoded by the coding sequence ATGACAAATCTAGTACTTGCTCATAATAGTTTACTGGGTTCCATCCCCCTCTCCCTAAGAAATCTTTCGAAGCGCAGCACACTTTATCTCTTCAACAATCACATCTCTGGCACGATTCCTGCTGAATTAGGCAATCTTGTCGAGCTGAGAGACAGAGATCTATCACATAATCTATTGACTGGTTTCATCCCTTCCACCCTGGGAAATCTAGCTAGACTAAGGAACCTGATCCTTTCTTATAATGAACTCTCCGGCCCCATCCCATCGACTTTAGCTAACATGACCTCTCTGATACTGTTAGACCTCAGCAATAACCAAATCTCTGGCTGCATCCCACCATCTTTTGCAAATCTAAGTCTAAAAGAACTATCAGTGATCAATAATAGTCTCTCCGGATCGGTCCCAAACCTTACGAGCTTTGTTTCTCTGAAACTGGCATACAATGACCTCTCTGGTCATCTGCCACCAGATGTATGCAGAGGAGGAAAGATTCAGCATTTCACCGCAGCCTATAACAAGTTCCACGGGCCGGTACCAGAGAGCTTGAGAAACTGTTCAAGCTTAGTGCGGGTTCGATTGGACAGGAACAACCTCACCGGAGACCTCTTCGATCACTTTGGAGTCTATCCTTATATGAGATATATTGACTTGAGCTACAACAGGTTATCTGGAATGCTTTCACCGGAATGGGGAAGTTGTTCAAACTTGTCGAGCTTAAGAATATCCAACAACAGATTAAATGGAACAATTCCATCTGAGATTGGGCAATCAACTCGGCTGGGAGCGTTGGACCTTTCTTCAAACCACTTAGTTAGCGAGCTTCCCAAGAACTAA